In Biomphalaria glabrata chromosome 11, xgBioGlab47.1, whole genome shotgun sequence, the following proteins share a genomic window:
- the LOC106051136 gene encoding long-chain specific acyl-CoA dehydrogenase, mitochondrial-like isoform X1, protein MATISRRLIFSPVPKKLFRNCQFLSTTKKYDSKSSTSSRLDPCQSASMLDIGTRRIFNEEHDIFRQTVRRFMVDEVVPNHPKWEEDGQVSKEVWQKAGTMGFLGIDTPEEHGGIGGDFITSSIVMEEQSYCNCSGLGWALHSHIVMPYISHYGNKEQIEKFLPKMTAGQCIGAIAMTEPGAGSDLQGVRTSAKKDGTDYILNGSKVYITNGYMSDLVIVVAITNPSAKSTAHGISLFLVEEGMKGFVKGKKLKKMGLKAQDTAELFFEDVRLPKSSLLGEENKGFYYLMKELPQERLLIAVMGIASCEYMFEETRKYLSERKAFGKTLSKLQVIQHKMAELKTEIACNRAFVDRCIELHNEGKLDSSTASMVKYWVSELQNRVAYQCVQLHGGMGYMMECGIARAYLDARVQPIYGGSSEIMKELIARQIFS, encoded by the exons ATGGCAACGATTTCACGTCGGTTAATTTTTTCACCTGTTCCAAAAAAACTTTTTCGCAATTGTCAATTTCTGTCAACTACGAAGAAGTATGACTCAAAAAGTTCAACTTCAAG TCGTCTTGATCCATGCCAATCTGCATCCATGTTGGACATCGGCACAAGGAGAATATTCAATGAGGAGCATGACATTTTTAGGCAAACTGTAAGACGATTTATGGTTGATGAAGTAGTACCAAATCATCCCAA GTGGGAAGAAGATGGACAAGTGAGCAAAGAG GTCTGGCAAAAAGCTGGCACCATGGGATTTTTAGGCATAGATACACCAGAGGAACATGGTGGCATTGGTGGTGATTTTATCACCTCTTCAATAGTTATGGAAGAACA GTCCTACTGTAACTGTTCTGGACTTGGCTGGGCCTTACATTCACACATTGTCATGCCCTATATCTCTCACTATGGGAACAAGGAGCAAATTGAAAAATTCCTGCCTAAAATGACTGCTGGTCAGTGTATTGGTGCTATAGCTATGACAGAACCTGGAGCTGGAAG TGACCTTCAGGGAGTCAGGACCAGTGCCAAGAAAGATGGCACTGATTACATACTGAATGGCAGCAAAGTGTACATTACTAATGGCTACATGTCTGACTTGGTCATTGTAGTAGCCATCACCAACCCTAGTGCCAAGTCCACTGCCCATGGCATTAGTCTTTTCCTGGTGGAAGAAGGAATGAAAGGTTTTGTCAAAGGGAAGAAACTCAAGAAGATGGGACTCAAAGCACAG GACACAGCAGAGTTGTTCTTTGAAGATGTCAGGTTGCCCAAGTCAAGCTTGCTTGGAGAAGAaaataaaggtttttattacctAATGAAGGAGCTGCCACAAGAAAGACTACTTATTGCTGTGATGGGCATTGCCAGCTGTGAATACATGTTTGAAGAGACTCGCAAATATCTCAGTGAGAGAAAGGCTTTTGGAAAAACTTTGTCCAAATTGCAG GTGATCCAACACAAAATGGCTGAATTAAAAACTGAAATAGCCTGCAATCGAGCATTTGTTGATCGTTGTATTGAGTTACACAATGAAGGAAAACTAGATTCCAGTACAGCTTCCATGGTGAAGTATTG GGTAAGTGAGCTTCAGAACAGAGTGGCCTACCAATGTGTCCAGCTTCATGGAGGCATGGGCTATATGATGGAGTGTGGTATAGCCAGAGCCTACCTTGATGCCAGGGTTCAACCTATTTACGGAGGCAGCAGTGAAATTATGAAAGAGCTTATTGCTCGACAAATTTTCAGCTAG
- the LOC106051136 gene encoding long-chain specific acyl-CoA dehydrogenase, mitochondrial-like isoform X2, with product MMYTSRLDPCQSASMLDIGTRRIFNEEHDIFRQTVRRFMVDEVVPNHPKWEEDGQVSKEVWQKAGTMGFLGIDTPEEHGGIGGDFITSSIVMEEQSYCNCSGLGWALHSHIVMPYISHYGNKEQIEKFLPKMTAGQCIGAIAMTEPGAGSDLQGVRTSAKKDGTDYILNGSKVYITNGYMSDLVIVVAITNPSAKSTAHGISLFLVEEGMKGFVKGKKLKKMGLKAQDTAELFFEDVRLPKSSLLGEENKGFYYLMKELPQERLLIAVMGIASCEYMFEETRKYLSERKAFGKTLSKLQVIQHKMAELKTEIACNRAFVDRCIELHNEGKLDSSTASMVKYWVSELQNRVAYQCVQLHGGMGYMMECGIARAYLDARVQPIYGGSSEIMKELIARQIFS from the exons ATGATGTATACgag TCGTCTTGATCCATGCCAATCTGCATCCATGTTGGACATCGGCACAAGGAGAATATTCAATGAGGAGCATGACATTTTTAGGCAAACTGTAAGACGATTTATGGTTGATGAAGTAGTACCAAATCATCCCAA GTGGGAAGAAGATGGACAAGTGAGCAAAGAG GTCTGGCAAAAAGCTGGCACCATGGGATTTTTAGGCATAGATACACCAGAGGAACATGGTGGCATTGGTGGTGATTTTATCACCTCTTCAATAGTTATGGAAGAACA GTCCTACTGTAACTGTTCTGGACTTGGCTGGGCCTTACATTCACACATTGTCATGCCCTATATCTCTCACTATGGGAACAAGGAGCAAATTGAAAAATTCCTGCCTAAAATGACTGCTGGTCAGTGTATTGGTGCTATAGCTATGACAGAACCTGGAGCTGGAAG TGACCTTCAGGGAGTCAGGACCAGTGCCAAGAAAGATGGCACTGATTACATACTGAATGGCAGCAAAGTGTACATTACTAATGGCTACATGTCTGACTTGGTCATTGTAGTAGCCATCACCAACCCTAGTGCCAAGTCCACTGCCCATGGCATTAGTCTTTTCCTGGTGGAAGAAGGAATGAAAGGTTTTGTCAAAGGGAAGAAACTCAAGAAGATGGGACTCAAAGCACAG GACACAGCAGAGTTGTTCTTTGAAGATGTCAGGTTGCCCAAGTCAAGCTTGCTTGGAGAAGAaaataaaggtttttattacctAATGAAGGAGCTGCCACAAGAAAGACTACTTATTGCTGTGATGGGCATTGCCAGCTGTGAATACATGTTTGAAGAGACTCGCAAATATCTCAGTGAGAGAAAGGCTTTTGGAAAAACTTTGTCCAAATTGCAG GTGATCCAACACAAAATGGCTGAATTAAAAACTGAAATAGCCTGCAATCGAGCATTTGTTGATCGTTGTATTGAGTTACACAATGAAGGAAAACTAGATTCCAGTACAGCTTCCATGGTGAAGTATTG GGTAAGTGAGCTTCAGAACAGAGTGGCCTACCAATGTGTCCAGCTTCATGGAGGCATGGGCTATATGATGGAGTGTGGTATAGCCAGAGCCTACCTTGATGCCAGGGTTCAACCTATTTACGGAGGCAGCAGTGAAATTATGAAAGAGCTTATTGCTCGACAAATTTTCAGCTAG